From a single Stigmatopora nigra isolate UIUO_SnigA chromosome 21, RoL_Snig_1.1, whole genome shotgun sequence genomic region:
- the ccn2b gene encoding CCN family member 2b: MSGEKSATFFLLMIIISSTMAQECSQPCACPAEPPLCPVGTSLVLDGCGCCKVCARQSGEPCNLLEPCDHHKELYCDYALLSDTDTGICMAQEGQPCDLGGVIYHSGESFQPSCKHQCVCMNGQIGCVPTCPSNVRLPSPDCPYPRRIHIPGKCCEEWVCDQTPQDHLYESVMGGGSQIHPLPSSKPIPAFREMPIHALEPENPRDNCIVQTTEWSECSASCGMGVSSRITNDNQHCQLERQTRVCLIRPCDSQQEKEIKRGKKCVRTPKAQQGMRFELSGCTSTRLYKPKFCGVCTDNRCCTPHTTTTAEVEFRCPEGDVFRKKIMFIKTCSCHFDCPRDNDIFLASNKRRMIGDYDHNM; the protein is encoded by the exons ATGTCTGGAGAAAAATCAGCAACTTTCTTTCTTCTTATGATCATAATCTCATCG ACAATGGCCCAGGAGTGCTCACAGCCCTGCGCCTGCCCTGCAGAGCCCCCTCTCTGCCCAGTGGGAACCAGCTTGGTGCTTGATGGCTGTGGTTGCTGTAAAGTGTGTGCCAGGCAATCAGGAGAGCCTTGTAACCTTCTTGAGCCCTGCGACCATCACAAGGAGCTCTACTGTGACTATGCACTGCTGAGCGATACTGACACAGGCATCTGCATGG CTCAAGAAGGTCAGCCATGTGACTTGGGTGGCGTCATCTACCACAGCGGAGAATCTTTCCAACCGAGCTGTAAACaccaatgtgtgtgtatgaatggGCAGATTGGATGCGTGCCCACATGTCCAAGTAACGTCAGGTTGCCATCTCCGGATTGCCCGTACCCTCGCCGCATCCACATTCCAGGAAAGTGCTGTGAAGAGTGGGTGTGTGATCAGACTCCTCAGGACCACCTCTATGAGTCAGTAATGGGCG GTGGCTCTCAGATTCATCCACTGCCTTCTTCAAAACCCATCCCAGCATTTAGAGAGATGCCCATTCATGCACTGGAACCAGAGAACCCCAGAGATAACTGCATAGTCCAGACGACAGAGTGGAGCGAGTGCTCAGCCAGTTGTGGCATGGGGGTGTCATCCCGCATCACTAATGACAACCAGCACTGTCAGCTGGAAAGACAGACTAGGGTCTGTTTGATCCGACCCTGCGACAGCCAGCAAGAGAAAGAAATTAAG CGGGGCAAGAAATGTGTACGGACACCTAAGGCCCAACAAGGGATGCGGTTCGAGTTGTCAGGCTGTACAAGCACCAGGCTCTACAAACCAAAGTTTTGCGGCGTTTGCACTGACAACCGATGCTGCACGCctcacaccaccaccacagctGAGGTTGAGTTTCGCTGTCCAGAGGGTGACGTGTTTAGgaaaaaaattatgttcatCAAGACATGTTCCTGCCACTTTGACTGTCCGCGAGACAATGACATCTTTCTGGCTTCCAACAAACGGAGGATGATTGGTGATTATGACCACAACATGTGA